From one Haloferax marinisediminis genomic stretch:
- a CDS encoding helix-hairpin-helix domain-containing protein codes for MKVYLTDGTSFECGGYKALDSGGVVLTSDTKRKHVIGYAPADALVYILPDDVAAERDASDDGLDDEEDGAESDADGDSDGEEEEEEEEEEEEEEEEEEEEEEEEEVETEQEQSEESADSGADEPGEETAGDEQATEAVASAGVEEAVEGVTAAPSEETDTVADHTHRDLVDRVDQLESRVDGLDGRVDAMTGQLAEIVPVVETVVEEERDPQDLRNIRGIGEAYATRLVASGIDTVSALRTAGDEEIATAADVSERRVQEWKRRAESYVGADEPTAESTTDEEAGSATAVEDDQDAPDDDASGDDASSDGGESPERTDE; via the coding sequence ATGAAGGTGTACCTCACAGATGGAACCAGTTTCGAGTGCGGTGGCTACAAAGCGCTCGACTCGGGCGGGGTCGTACTCACGTCGGACACGAAGCGAAAGCACGTCATCGGATACGCACCTGCGGATGCGCTCGTCTACATCCTTCCGGACGACGTCGCAGCGGAACGCGACGCGTCCGACGACGGACTGGACGACGAGGAGGACGGTGCTGAATCTGATGCAGACGGCGACAGCGACGGTGAAGAAGAAGAGGAAGAAGAGGAAGAGGAGGAAGAGGAGGAAGAAGAGGAAGAGGAGGAAGAAGAGGAAGAAGAGGTAGAGACAGAACAAGAACAAAGCGAGGAGTCGGCCGATAGCGGAGCAGACGAACCCGGTGAGGAGACAGCAGGAGACGAACAGGCTACCGAGGCCGTCGCCTCGGCGGGCGTCGAGGAAGCCGTCGAAGGCGTGACTGCGGCTCCATCGGAGGAGACCGACACAGTGGCCGATCACACCCATCGAGACCTCGTCGACCGGGTCGACCAACTCGAATCACGAGTCGACGGATTGGATGGCCGCGTCGATGCGATGACCGGGCAACTCGCCGAAATCGTCCCCGTCGTCGAGACGGTGGTCGAAGAAGAACGCGACCCACAGGACCTGCGGAACATCCGTGGAATCGGCGAAGCGTACGCGACTCGACTCGTGGCGAGTGGCATCGATACGGTGTCTGCACTCCGGACCGCTGGCGACGAGGAGATTGCGACCGCCGCAGACGTCTCTGAACGACGAGTACAGGAGTGGAAGCGACGGGCCGAGTCGTACGTGGGGGCCGACGAACCAACTGCGGAGTCGACGACCGACGAAGAAGCTGGGTCAGCGACGGCAGTCGAAGACGACCAAGATGCACCAGACGACGATGCCTCAGGTGACGATGCTTCATCTGACGGTGGCGAGAGCCCGGAACGTACCGACGAGTGA
- a CDS encoding NAD-dependent epimerase/dehydratase family protein, whose translation MKVFVIGGTGLLGRAIVRRLVDAGHDVTSFQRGETDGVLPDAVTRVTGDREDGDALHAAIHDADPSVVVDLACFDAATARAAVERCADVVDRYVFCSTIDVYHRPPPKNPVTESSPRNPPVSDYAAGKIAAEDVFFDAHDPDDFDVVVLRPWNTYGEGGTLVHSLGMGSYYIDRIRAGKPIIVHGDGTSLWGPCHTDDVARAFRGAVERSDVGGRAYNVTSEETMTWNQYHRRVASALDAPDPTLVHVPTDVLRRVAPDRTRMLRDHFQYSTVFDNTRAISDLGFRYTVDFETGVQRTVEWLDEHDGVDSWETEPFDDALATAWTETTESFVDQFDGAV comes from the coding sequence ATGAAGGTATTCGTCATCGGCGGAACAGGACTGCTCGGTCGAGCAATCGTCCGACGACTCGTCGACGCCGGCCACGACGTGACGAGTTTCCAACGCGGCGAGACCGACGGTGTCCTCCCCGACGCAGTCACTCGTGTCACCGGTGACCGCGAAGACGGCGACGCACTCCACGCGGCGATTCACGACGCTGACCCATCCGTCGTCGTCGACTTGGCGTGCTTCGATGCCGCGACTGCCCGTGCCGCCGTCGAACGCTGTGCGGACGTGGTCGACCGATACGTCTTCTGCAGTACAATCGACGTGTATCACCGCCCTCCCCCGAAGAACCCCGTCACGGAGTCGAGCCCCCGCAATCCCCCGGTGAGCGACTACGCGGCCGGCAAAATCGCTGCCGAGGACGTATTCTTCGACGCACACGACCCCGACGACTTCGACGTCGTCGTCTTGCGTCCGTGGAACACCTACGGCGAAGGTGGGACGCTCGTCCACTCACTCGGGATGGGGTCGTACTACATCGACAGAATCCGCGCGGGGAAGCCTATCATCGTCCACGGCGATGGGACGTCGCTGTGGGGTCCGTGCCACACCGACGATGTCGCGCGCGCGTTCCGTGGTGCAGTCGAACGCTCCGACGTCGGTGGCCGGGCCTACAACGTCACGAGCGAAGAGACGATGACGTGGAACCAGTACCACCGGCGCGTCGCGTCCGCCCTCGACGCACCCGACCCGACGTTAGTTCACGTCCCGACCGACGTTCTCCGGCGGGTCGCACCAGACCGGACGCGGATGCTCCGCGACCACTTCCAATACAGCACCGTCTTCGACAACACACGTGCCATCTCCGACCTCGGCTTTCGCTACACGGTCGATTTCGAGACGGGCGTCCAGCGAACGGTGGAGTGGCTAGACGAACACGACGGCGTTGACAGCTGGGAGACCGAACCATTCGACGACGCGCTCGCCACGGCGTGGACGGAGACGACCGAGTCGTTCGTCGACCAGTTCGACGGGGCTGTCTAA
- a CDS encoding universal stress protein codes for MYDTILVPIDGSDSMTPIVEDAAAFAAERGASVHLLYVVDKRAFLTLAQERQDEVCEELEAKGSAALETAQETMTEFGVDAELSLRRGDPADEILDYASEIDAGLIAMGTHARFEDNILGSVSRSVVIESDIPVLATPIKAN; via the coding sequence ATGTACGACACCATCCTCGTGCCAATCGACGGGAGCGATTCGATGACGCCCATCGTGGAAGACGCCGCCGCGTTCGCCGCTGAGCGTGGTGCGTCGGTCCATCTTCTCTACGTCGTCGACAAGCGTGCGTTCTTGACGCTCGCCCAAGAGCGACAAGACGAGGTGTGCGAGGAACTCGAAGCGAAGGGTTCGGCCGCACTCGAAACGGCACAAGAGACGATGACGGAGTTCGGAGTCGACGCCGAACTTTCGCTTCGCCGTGGAGACCCGGCCGACGAGATTCTCGACTACGCCAGCGAGATCGACGCGGGCCTCATCGCCATGGGAACGCACGCCCGCTTCGAAGACAACATCCTCGGGAGTGTCTCGCGGTCGGTCGTCATCGAGTCGGACATTCCGGTTCTGGCGACTCCAATCAAAGCCAACTAA
- a CDS encoding GNAT family N-acetyltransferase translates to MVLITQESAADTDTVAAVHAAAFPTEDEAVLVDALRETDAFEPSLSLVARDGDDDEVVGHVLCTRITVEDDPSIRALTLAPVAVLPDEQGRGIGSSLVEAALDAASEAEFDLVFLHGAPEFYSQFGFHPAGIRGFENPFETPPEVFMVATIGDDPETGGALSYPEPFDDI, encoded by the coding sequence ATGGTCCTCATCACACAGGAATCCGCAGCAGACACCGACACCGTCGCAGCGGTCCACGCTGCTGCCTTCCCGACCGAAGACGAAGCAGTGTTAGTCGACGCCCTCCGCGAGACCGACGCGTTCGAGCCGTCGCTCTCTCTCGTCGCCCGGGACGGCGACGACGACGAGGTCGTCGGCCACGTTCTCTGTACTCGAATTACGGTCGAAGACGACCCGTCGATTCGGGCGCTCACCCTCGCACCGGTTGCCGTGCTTCCTGACGAACAGGGCCGTGGAATCGGGAGTTCGCTGGTCGAAGCAGCACTCGATGCTGCTTCGGAGGCCGAATTCGACCTCGTCTTCCTCCACGGGGCACCCGAATTCTACTCTCAGTTCGGTTTTCATCCTGCGGGTATTCGCGGGTTCGAGAACCCGTTCGAGACGCCGCCGGAGGTCTTCATGGTCGCAACCATCGGCGACGACCCGGAGACGGGCGGGGCGCTTTCGTACCCCGAACCGTTCGACGATATCTAA
- a CDS encoding SAM-dependent methyltransferase, protein MRFEELQRIYAGDDYYWGTEPNGLATRAVEALSDEAAPSVVDIGAGEGRDAVYFAEQGFDTTAVDIAPNGLDKAERLAADRGVELDTRRGDVNDLTFETQWDLVYSIGTLQYIRPANRASQFEHFRDVTRPGGVHAVWAFVDHPDVAPAPDWGDNEHLYEPGELRSYYDGWTVLHADDYVFDDDSAGEPHQHACEELILRKPELG, encoded by the coding sequence ATGCGATTCGAGGAGTTACAACGAATCTACGCCGGTGACGACTACTACTGGGGTACCGAGCCAAACGGGCTGGCGACCCGTGCCGTCGAAGCCCTCTCGGACGAGGCAGCCCCATCTGTCGTCGACATCGGTGCAGGAGAGGGACGCGACGCGGTGTACTTCGCCGAACAGGGATTCGACACGACTGCAGTCGACATCGCACCGAACGGACTCGACAAAGCAGAACGACTCGCAGCAGACCGGGGCGTCGAACTCGACACTCGCCGAGGCGACGTAAACGACCTCACGTTCGAGACACAGTGGGATCTCGTCTACTCGATTGGCACACTGCAGTACATTCGTCCAGCGAACCGAGCGTCACAGTTCGAGCACTTCCGCGACGTGACTCGTCCCGGTGGCGTCCACGCAGTGTGGGCCTTCGTCGACCATCCAGACGTCGCACCAGCACCCGACTGGGGTGACAACGAGCATCTGTACGAGCCCGGTGAACTGCGGTCGTACTACGATGGCTGGACAGTCCTCCACGCCGACGACTACGTCTTCGACGACGACTCAGCAGGCGAACCGCACCAACACGCCTGCGAGGAACTGATTCTTCGAAAGCCGGAGTTAGGATAG
- a CDS encoding RAD55 family ATPase, giving the protein MRIPSGVSGFDELIQGGFLPRRLYVLSGPPGSGKTTFTAQFIAEGLRNGEQCMYITMHETEDELVNDMSSFDFGFETLTNSDGFRYINLVSPKGKHLLNQFSQSGSTSSVQSLTDKIVAFVNSRQVDRLVIDSTMLLRLFFANGSEEMTRFLTALKQGDATTLLISEMTDPSSYADEHFLAHGVIFFHNYLEATGMTRGIQVIKMRGTNIDCDIRSLSFTDNGLVVDPRSKVDL; this is encoded by the coding sequence ATGCGGATTCCGAGTGGGGTAAGCGGGTTCGACGAACTCATCCAGGGTGGCTTCCTTCCACGACGCCTGTACGTGCTGAGTGGACCGCCGGGGAGTGGAAAGACGACGTTCACGGCGCAGTTCATCGCCGAAGGACTTCGAAATGGCGAGCAGTGCATGTACATCACCATGCACGAGACCGAAGACGAACTTGTCAACGACATGTCTAGCTTCGACTTCGGCTTCGAGACGCTCACGAATTCAGATGGCTTCCGATACATCAACCTCGTGAGCCCCAAGGGGAAACATCTCCTCAATCAGTTCTCACAGAGTGGCAGCACATCGAGTGTCCAGAGTCTCACAGACAAGATTGTCGCCTTCGTCAACTCTCGACAGGTCGACCGTCTCGTCATCGACTCGACGATGCTTCTTCGACTGTTCTTCGCCAACGGGTCCGAAGAGATGACGCGGTTCCTCACCGCACTCAAACAGGGCGACGCGACGACGCTCCTCATCTCGGAGATGACCGACCCGTCGTCGTACGCCGACGAGCACTTCCTCGCACACGGTGTCATCTTCTTCCACAACTACCTCGAAGCGACGGGGATGACCCGAGGGATTCAGGTCATCAAGATGCGCGGGACGAACATCGACTGCGATATCCGGTCGCTTTCCTTCACCGACAACGGGCTCGTCGTAGACCCCCGGTCGAAGGTCGACCTCTAA
- a CDS encoding aldo/keto reductase, which yields MDYTTFGSTGTTVSEICLGCMSFGTNWDDWTLDRDESRELIERAIDLGINFFDTANVYSYGESEEILGEVLADYDRDEMVVATKVYGQMRDDDPNSGGLSRKTIEQELDNSLDRLGMDTVDLYQIHRWDYDTPIEQTLRALDDAVRRGKVRHVGASSMWAYQFADALHTSDELGLDRFVSMQNLYNLAYREEEREMLPFCANEDIAVMPWSPMAAGFLTRPHEEFESTTRGEHEADVGRPYGEGGGPEVNERVQELAAEKDVKMAQIALAWQFHKEWVTTPIVGTSSIEHLEDAVEALDIKLSASDIEYLEEPYQPVRVSGHE from the coding sequence ATGGACTACACAACGTTCGGGTCGACTGGGACCACCGTGAGTGAAATCTGTCTCGGCTGTATGAGTTTCGGGACCAACTGGGACGACTGGACACTCGACCGAGACGAGAGCCGTGAACTCATCGAACGCGCCATCGACCTCGGTATCAACTTCTTCGACACCGCGAACGTCTACTCGTACGGCGAGTCCGAAGAGATTCTCGGCGAGGTCCTCGCCGACTACGACCGCGACGAGATGGTCGTCGCCACGAAGGTGTACGGGCAGATGCGCGACGACGACCCGAACTCGGGTGGCCTCTCACGGAAGACCATCGAGCAGGAACTCGACAACTCACTCGACCGCCTCGGAATGGACACCGTCGACCTCTACCAGATTCACCGGTGGGATTACGACACGCCCATCGAACAGACACTCCGTGCCCTCGACGACGCAGTTCGTCGCGGGAAGGTCCGACACGTCGGCGCTTCGTCGATGTGGGCGTACCAGTTCGCCGACGCACTCCACACGTCGGACGAACTCGGTCTCGACCGGTTCGTCTCCATGCAGAACCTCTACAACCTCGCCTACCGCGAAGAAGAGCGCGAGATGCTGCCGTTCTGCGCCAACGAAGATATCGCCGTGATGCCGTGGAGTCCGATGGCCGCTGGCTTCCTCACACGGCCACACGAAGAGTTCGAATCGACGACGCGTGGCGAACACGAAGCAGATGTCGGCCGTCCGTACGGGGAAGGTGGTGGTCCCGAGGTGAACGAACGCGTCCAAGAACTCGCGGCCGAGAAAGACGTGAAGATGGCCCAAATCGCCCTCGCGTGGCAGTTCCACAAAGAGTGGGTCACCACCCCAATCGTCGGGACGTCGAGCATCGAACACCTCGAAGACGCCGTCGAAGCGCTGGACATCAAACTCTCAGCTTCGGATATCGAGTATCTGGAAGAACCCTACCAGCCGGTTCGGGTTTCGGGTCACGAGTAA
- a CDS encoding translation initiation factor IF-2 subunit beta encodes MEYQSALDRALDILPERNVEQERLKIPDPEGETDGAFTRLTNLGEIADALSRTTEHLHSAIQRTFGTSGQLEGDRARYSGSFSIKDFQEALDDYVEEYVTCSECGLPDTRLVTEDGVDMLRCEACGAFRPVQKRSSASKTRQREAVEEGRTYEVEITGTGRKGDGVAQRGKYTIFVPGAQEGQTVRVYIKNTSGSLAFAELA; translated from the coding sequence ATGGAGTATCAGTCTGCGCTTGACCGAGCGCTCGATATCCTTCCGGAACGAAACGTCGAACAAGAACGTCTGAAAATACCAGACCCCGAAGGCGAGACCGACGGCGCGTTCACTCGACTCACCAACCTCGGTGAAATCGCCGACGCACTCTCGCGAACGACGGAACACCTCCACAGTGCCATCCAGCGCACCTTCGGTACGAGTGGCCAACTCGAGGGCGACCGCGCCCGCTACAGTGGGTCGTTCTCCATCAAGGACTTCCAAGAGGCGCTCGACGACTACGTCGAAGAGTACGTCACCTGCTCGGAGTGTGGCCTCCCCGACACCCGTCTCGTGACCGAAGACGGCGTCGACATGCTCCGCTGTGAGGCATGTGGTGCCTTCCGTCCGGTTCAGAAGCGCTCCAGTGCGAGCAAGACGCGCCAGCGCGAAGCAGTGGAAGAAGGCCGCACCTACGAGGTCGAAATCACCGGCACTGGCCGCAAAGGCGACGGTGTCGCCCAGCGCGGGAAGTACACCATCTTCGTCCCCGGCGCCCAGGAAGGCCAGACTGTCCGCGTCTACATCAAGAACACGAGCGGGTCGCTCGCGTTCGCTGAACTCGCATAA
- the msrB gene encoding peptide-methionine (R)-S-oxide reductase MsrB, producing the protein MSDAEFTLSESEWRDRLSKDAYRVLREQGTEPRFSGEHVDRSDDGVYRCVGCGAELFTSDTKYDSHCGWPSFYAANDSNIELRRDLSHGMDRTEVVCSSCGGHLGHVFDDGPQPTGKRYCINSVVLDFDPDADDA; encoded by the coding sequence ATGAGCGACGCTGAATTCACCCTCTCCGAGTCTGAGTGGCGAGATCGACTCTCGAAAGACGCGTATCGCGTCCTCCGAGAGCAGGGGACCGAACCGCGGTTCTCCGGCGAACACGTCGACCGTTCCGACGACGGCGTCTACCGATGTGTCGGGTGCGGGGCCGAGTTGTTCACTTCGGACACGAAGTACGACTCTCACTGTGGGTGGCCGAGTTTCTACGCCGCCAACGACTCGAACATCGAACTTCGCCGCGACCTGAGTCACGGCATGGACCGCACTGAAGTCGTGTGTTCGTCGTGTGGTGGCCACCTCGGCCACGTCTTCGACGACGGTCCACAACCGACGGGAAAGCGCTACTGTATCAACTCGGTGGTGCTCGACTTCGACCCCGACGCAGACGACGCGTAG
- a CDS encoding fumarylacetoacetate hydrolase family protein, translated as MRLARIRTDEGVVTGEYEDGVVTADGDEYDLGDDADLLAPCDPSALYCVGRNYAATVDQMDYDIPDQPDWFIKPPVSVLDPGADIEYPAWTDELTYAGELAAVIDRECTNVSEDEVSDVVRGYTIMNDLDALDQPGRTARKAFDGSGPLGPWIETDVDPSDLDMTTHVGGELRQEANTQQMLFSPAEVVSFLSERYTFKPGDVISFGSPANPGLVEPGDEVEIWYEGVGTLTNRVVSPSE; from the coding sequence ATGCGATTGGCACGGATTCGAACCGACGAAGGCGTGGTGACCGGTGAGTACGAAGATGGCGTCGTGACGGCCGACGGCGACGAGTACGACCTCGGTGACGACGCCGACCTACTCGCACCGTGCGACCCGTCTGCGCTCTACTGCGTCGGTCGAAACTACGCTGCGACGGTCGACCAGATGGACTACGACATTCCCGACCAACCGGATTGGTTCATCAAGCCACCCGTCTCGGTTCTCGACCCGGGAGCAGACATCGAGTATCCCGCGTGGACAGACGAACTGACCTACGCCGGCGAGTTGGCCGCGGTCATCGACCGCGAATGTACGAACGTGTCCGAAGACGAGGTGTCCGACGTCGTCCGCGGATACACCATCATGAACGACCTCGACGCGCTCGACCAACCGGGTCGGACCGCTCGGAAGGCTTTCGACGGCTCGGGGCCGCTCGGCCCGTGGATAGAGACCGACGTCGACCCGTCGGACCTCGACATGACGACCCACGTCGGCGGTGAGTTACGGCAGGAAGCGAACACACAGCAGATGCTGTTTTCACCCGCCGAAGTCGTCTCGTTCCTCTCGGAGCGCTACACGTTCAAACCCGGTGACGTCATCTCGTTCGGCAGTCCGGCGAACCCCGGTCTCGTCGAACCCGGTGACGAGGTCGAAATCTGGTACGAGGGCGTCGGAACGCTGACGAACCGCGTCGTCTCGCCGTCGGAGTGA